The Hordeum vulgare subsp. vulgare chromosome 7H, MorexV3_pseudomolecules_assembly, whole genome shotgun sequence DNA window gtgctcgagtgccaaaacgggggcagcaagcgggtagaggtacggccgcggaggcaggtgggttgagatcgacaacaatggtggttgaggtcggacgCGGcaccgagtggtgtggcagcggcctgggcacatgccagggtggaccaggggtcgacgcgatgcgctcgagcgccgcaacgggggcagtgagcggggagaggtacggccgcggaggcgggtgggttgagatcggcagcggtggcggttgaggtcggccgcgacggcgagtggtgtggcggcggcttgggcacatgccagggtggccgggggtcgacgggaggaggcgatgcgtacgggtataatttttgcagcgaatcgttttttccttttgcgttgcagataaatgatggagcgtgggttgaataacaaaaattacaggggcttttttataaaaatgctgcggtgggtttttcgacgaaagcaatagcctctttattattaggggtaTAGATTATGGGAGGGACGTGGGGGAGGGGGGCACAACTCCTATAGAGTTGCATGTAGTTACCCCAGTTGGCCACTACACCCGGGAGTacattagagcaagtacaatagtatagcaagtacaatagtacaatagtatagctagttgctggctataagccattgccatgtcatctatagctcaccttatagccaacatgtacaatagtttatTGCAAacgtgtactccctccgtcccggtgtataagtcattcgcGTAGTTCTAGGTCACCGATTTGAGGAATTAAATATGTGTTATATGTCATGAAAAGTATATCACTAGATTTCTACACGGATGTAgtttttaaatatatattttttatcacATATGAAACATATTTAGATAGTTAAATTGTCGATCTAGAACTACGCGAATGACTTATAAACCGGGACGGAGGCAGTACTACTTTtttattatatggtccacctttcatactcacaaaatgcctaggagcacgtgctagagctgactcttagctaagagcccgcttagagcatggttaatagtatagccaactgctgactATAAGCAATCTTATAGCCcaccttatagctagcttgtacaatagttagctacaaaagagtactacttttatcatatatggcccacctttcattctcacaaaacacctaggagcacgtgctagagctggctctttacgaagagcccgcttcccttctctctcctcttctctctcatccaactcagcaaaaatatagtattttaatccttacagcctgctgactgtaccttattgtacttgctcttaccttctctcttctcttctctttcctgtaactaaacaaaaatatattagtttattccttatagccagctgactcagctctattgtacttgctcttagaggACTCATGTCCTTATCTAGAACACACACAGttctatataaaataaaatatacgTGGATGCCAACCCACTCGTCGCACAAGAAATGTGTGAGGGTGGCCGCATCTCATGAGAACAACGTTGTTGGTCCTATGAAGAACAACGTCTCATACACCCATCAAGCGTGGGTCGTGACAGTCCCGCTAGGTGGGTGATTGACGATTACCTCCTGTCAACATGCCCCTTCCAGGGTGGCATGCCGATCTTCATCAAGACATGTCCTCAAGATGCAGATTTTTGTGATGAAACTCGCTGACAAGACCATCGTCcttgaggaggagtcctccaacaCCATAACGATGTTAAGGTCAAGATCACCAAAGCAAGTCATTACATTCATGGGAACAATTACCGATGAATTGTTGGGAAGTCATCACGACAATGCGCGTGCGCAAGCCATCCCGTCAAAAAACCTTCCTGTGAAGAGCCGTCCCATGAAAGTTGTTGTTGGTTGAGCCTACAAGGGATGGTCAGCATCAAGTGATCAACCATTGTAAGCAACATCCTTATATAAAGTGAAGATCATTAGCACGTGTAGGGTCTTACGCTTCCTAGCGGCTCAAAACCGGGTAAAAATCATCGTTTCCCTACATCTCCATCGCCACGCTATAGTCGTTTTAACCCCTTGTCGAAGACATAAAGGGGGTGTCCCTCGCCCCCAGGTGTCGTGCTCGCCCGCACGACAAGTATCATTATGACTATGTTTTGCTACAAAGTGTGAAGGGCCTCAATAGCACATCCTCATCTTCCAAGGACATACTCAATGATTGTAAGATAAGCGTAGCTACTCTTTTCCACATAGAACATAAATCAACAGCCATTACATAACCTCTAAAAGGAGAGGGAGAGTAAAATTACAAACTCTCAAACCTCCTAATAGATAATTTGGACAATCTATTACAATAGTTGTACAGTAATTTAGACACTCTATCGCAACAACTCTAGGATGGGTTGCTAGTTTATGACATTACTCAAAGCCGCAATTAGGAAATGGGAGTTAGATAATCTAATGACATTCCTCAAACCTCTATTAGAATTTCTGGCCTCTTTGGTTCCTATGGATTTGGTAACTTGGGCCTCGTTCGGTTCGAAAGAAAAGCGGAGGAAACACATATGAATGGATAATTTTCCTATAGTGACACTATTCAAGCCTTTGATTTAAGGGAATATAGGAACAGAAAAATAAGTAAACACAAGAATCTTACAATCCACTTGGACCTTTTCAAGTTCCCTCGCAAGAATTAGATTGGGATCCTTAGTGGTATAGTAACAAGTTGTTTATACATTTTCATGTGGTTTGACTTTGATTTGACTATTTATTGGGATTGCCGTGTTTTAACTATTTCTATGAATCAAACATCCAGCTCTgcaaaaattatatgtttttccaTACTCTGTATTACACGTGCGTTCTTATCCATTTTTGCGATATTTCCTTCCACGTGATTTTATAATCCTGTGAATCGAAGGCTAAAACCATGTGGTTTTCTAACCTCTTTCTACAATTCATTTCATTTTCGTTTGGTGTGAAACACTATTTGGTGCAAAACCATGTAATTTTCGAACCACATTGGACTCAATACAACATGACACTCCAATCCCACATTTTTTTCTATTGCATTGTTCTGAAAATCCTGATAATCAAAGAGGCCCCAATTGCAGAGAGAATAtccgatgaaaaccaagtttcggTATAAATCGATGATAGCAAAGTCAAAATGTttcaattttttcaaaaaaaagggTCACAAGCTTCACAAACATGTAATATTTCAAATTCGATTTCAAGTGGGAGGTAGCTTCCAAGTGAACCTAAAATTTGAAATGTTTGTAGAACGTCACCTCTCCAGCACTCTGTATTTTCTCAGAACTTTTGAAACATGATTTTCACTTGGTTTTCAAGGGTTTTCATTGAAACTTGGTTTCCACCGAATACTCTCTCAATTGTGTTCCCTTTTCTTTCTCGTTAACCTGGCAATTCAGACAATTTTCCGGGCTTTTACTTTGCAAAGACAATTTTCCGGTATTTCTTCTGCTATCCATTCTACTACAAATACTTATATGTGTTTTCTTCAATCCTTTGTTCTGTTGCTATATCCCTATGCTAGAACATTTTGAACATACTATATCCCTATGCTAGTCCTAGATTAATTTGCCCCTGCCCTATGTCTATGAGATACATACAGTAGTACATGACGCAACATATATTTTGCTGTTTTGTTTCTTTCCTTGTGGAGGGGACACATGCAGATGCAGACAGTAGGACTGAACATTGACCATTGGGTTTCATACGGCGTAGTACTGTACTCCTAAATTTGATGGGACAGGCAGAGGTTTTGCACACTGGCAACAAGCCAACAAGCATAGAAAACATCCCAAACGGAAAATGAAATAGCAAGGCGAGCACATCTCAAGTAGCAACAGATTTCCAATTTCGCAAGTCATCAACAACAAATTTCCAATTCCCCCAGTCATTAATCACATTTCACATGCTTGCAGTGCTAGCAAATACACTAGCAGTTGTGCACTGACTCAGCCTGAGAAGCTGTAAAAACACTAGAACACTGACCTCCAATTAACCACACAAAATGTGGCTCGACCGCCTGATGTGTGCCCATATTCGTCGCCATATTCTGCTGACCTCgcacgacaaaatcacgatgagagcCCAAGAAGAGCGCTCCATGAATGAATCAACTTGCCAAAACCTACTTCTCTAGAGGATGGATGGATGTTAGGAGCAAGAACACCAACAAAAAGAGTTAACGATCGATCCACAGGCTGGTCATCCTCTCATCAGATGCCGCCTCCCTGGTGGCCTCCCCACGGGTACTGAGGTGAGCGGTGGTCGGGGTAGCCCGCGCCCATTGCCATGGCCTGGGAGATGGCGAGTGGCTGCTGCGCTTGCACTTGTTGCGAGACCGAGGCGTCGGGGGCGGCGGAGAGGTCGGGCTTGACGtcggcgtcgggggcggcgtcCTGGAGGGGCAGTCGCTCGTAGACGGCGTTGGCGAAGGTGGCGGCGAAGAGGGTGACGGTCCCGGCGGCGACGAGCGGCCCCACGACGCACCCGCCGAGGACCTGGCCCTGGCCGGCGGAGAGCATGACGGCGAGGCCGGACGCCTCGGACGGTGCCGGGGGCGGGAGCACGGTGCCGGTCATGGAGAGGAGCTCGAAGCGGCCCGGGAGGGGCGCGGGCGCGGCCGCGCCGCGCACGACGACGTCCACGACGGAGCCGGACGCGCCCAGCACGCAGACGCCCCGGCCGCGGCGGCGCGCGTACTCGGCGACGCAGGCCGCGACGTCGGCGCCCGAGGCCACCTCGAGGATGTGCGAGTGGAGCGCGTCGGGGCTGTCGCGCGTGATGATTATCGGCGGCTTGGGCTTGTTCTTGGACCCCATCGGCCGCCCCCGCGGCCTCCGCAGCGGCACGATGGCCCCTGCCGCCGCGCCCATCTGCCCCTCGCCCTGCCCCtggccctgctgctgctgctgctgctgcttgttCTCCGGCGAGGCGGCAACCGCTGGAGCCGGCGCCGGCATGGTCACCGCCGGCAACTGCAGCTGCTGGTGCTGATGCTGCTGCATCTGCTGCGGCTGCGGCGGGAAGTCCATTGGCCCTTGCCACCACTTGCTGCTGCCGGTGGCCATGCACGTAGGCGCCTCCCCCCAAGAATCCGCCACACTGGCTGGCTCCACAGTAGgatcccacgccccctcctccctgaCCCGCTGTCCTCCtgcctccccccctctctctctctcttgagatCTCGAAGCCGGAGACTGGGAGAAACTGAGCGCTTTCGCAAAGCCTTGCCTCCCTCGCTCGCCCAGTTGTACTGCCAAAAGTCCAAGAGAGAGAAACGAGGGACGCATATGGGGGAAGGAAGAGCGGCTCTTGAATCCCGACGGGACGGCGAGACAGGTGGAGCCGAGCGAGGCGAGAAGGCGCGGCATGTGCGCGGTGTGGTGGTACGTGTCGCGGTGCAGCGCGGCCCGAACCGTCCGCGGCCAGTCTGGTTGACGCTCGCCTCGTCATCGTGCCGCCTCTGTCCGAAAGGTTTCCGCGCCGTTGTCCGCTCTTCGTCTTCTTACCAAAAAATGTTCTTCGCATTTTGAGAAAAAAGGTTCTTCCTCGTGTGAAAAACCAAAATGTTATTTTCTTTTACAAAAAAAGAGTTGGATTCTTCATCTTCCATAGAAAGTTCTTCATTTACCATGGAAGTGAAACCGTACAACGTGTCCTCTGCCGCTTTTTCCGAGCGTGTTTTCGGTTCTCTTCTCACCGCGGAAGTGAAACTGAATGGACGTCTAGTCATCGGCAGGGTTTTCCGCGTCAGTTTCAGTTCTTCTTTTTACCATGAAAGTGAAACATGATGCCCGGTTCTCTGTTGGGTTTTTCCTACCATTTTCAGTTCTACTTTTCGTTGAAGAAGTGAAATCTGACGCCCGGACTTCTGCAAGGTTTCCTGCGCCATTTTCAGTTCTCCTTCTCATCGTGGAAGTGAAACCGAATGCTGTGTGCACGACTCTCAACTAAAACATTAGAACCTTATCCATTGATTAACTGAAAGATCATTAAGACGAGAATAACTTCCCTTTTTCATTCATTAAGAGAAAAGTTTTAGATAATACTATAGCCGTAGTTGCCCGACGACAACATTTTCTGTACATTTTTCGTTCTCCTACTCATTGCGGAAGTAAAATcagacaccttgtgtgcatttccTGTGTTATTTTAAGTTATTCTCACTGTGGAAGTAACACCTGACGCACTACCGTCAAAGAAATCATAACTGTGTCATCCAACGACTTACTGGATGATCATAAAATAGCATTGCGAAAGTTGTACCTAAACAAGGCAAAAACTTACCATTCAATCATGAATACGATGGTTTTAGATAATACTATGGCCACAGTGGCAAGGTCGTGGTGTCTTGAGTGCCCCTGAAAGACTAGCGGCTAATCTGTAATGTTTGCCCAATCATTGTGTCGTCTGAGCGGAGTTTTTTCCGCAACGTTTCCAGTTTTCCTTTTTCATGGCAGAAGTGAACCCCGGATGGACGCCGTGTCCTCAGCAGCATTTTCCGCGATATTTTCAGTTCTCCTTCTCACCATGAAAGTGAAACTGGGTGTCTGGCCCTCGACAGTGTTTTTCGCGGTGTTTTGAGTTCTTCTTTTGACCGTGGATGTGAAACGGGAAGCTTCGTTCTCGTCTGCCAAAGGAACCATTATAGTCTCATCCTTTGATTAACCAAAAGATCATGCATAGTGCTATAGTGGTGTTCTGAAATTTATTTTTAAACATATAAAATAACTTGCCTGCTTAGGGTTTTAGATTATATTGTGGCCACAATGACCAGAGGACAACATCTTATGAGTACTTTCAGTTTTCCTTCTCACCGTGGAAGTGAAATTGGATGCCTTGTCGCCAGCCATGTCTTCTGCGCTGTTTTATGTTCTTTCTCAACTTAGAAGTAAAATCGGATGTCCTGTCCTCCGCCATAAAATAATGAATATGTCCTGATTCAACAACTAACTAAAAGATCATGCATAGTGTTACAATGTTGTTGCAAAAGTTATTTTTAAAGAAGGCAAAGAAAAAACTTTCTTTTTTTACTTATCAAGATGAGAATTTTAGATAGTATTGCAGCCACAATGGCAAGggcactgatggggttatagtcctagggtagggtcataggcctgccctataggtcatatccaaggactacccttcataagggacaatgcccttagtcagttccgactgaattaaggacttcccatcattcaGCGGTGACGATTTCTCCataatccagtcggagatgagcattcggagcgtatcaaacttaccgactgaattaaggacttcccatcatccagtcggtgacgattcctccatcatccagtcggagatgagcattcggagcgtatcaaacttaccgactggattccactctgtacatcgtaacccccctggagggcaacggtcatacgttttcatgtacctttattagcatttaaggcatacgttacctgtagcgtagacatttaatcgccaccactccacccctgtgcaccgaaccgttgtgaagggcagcgcactctatataagtcgcccttccccactgtacctaaggctctgcccatcctttcgtaccctatacgtctactgtcagacttatacccacgacagttggcgcccaccttggggcaggcgtctacgcgactttcggcgagtttgcgactacatcttttcatcacgtcgtccggtggagatttgtgcatgggtcatgagatcctcttcgacgctctctccttcatcgtcgacgattcggcatggcttcgggatgctcctctcgacgtcgaggcgctccccagtcgcagggctacgcacttccgtgccggcgcccgcgacatccttcttctccagcagtcggctctggtgtcgaccttcgcccccgtcacgcgccgcaacaagcggtctcgccatccgcggctccagcgttgggtgcaacacgctcaggcgcgccagagcgcgtcttcacaagtggcggtcctcgagtcggttgtagttgcgccgccgtccgagcgctcggactcagttccgactgagtttcttcCGAGTActggggtcgcgggcctgcagccgaagtgcacatggccaactcccatgaaactccccgccaaaccggcctgaacgagcacgaggtcggcgagacatccggcgctcgccgtcagccccgccgttctgctagtcggcgcactcgtcagagtaacgtggaggtgttccgcacacccgtcctcaacctggttgCTGCcgccaagatagtcgattccctccagccgactgactcagaggctggcagagggatcgagcagatccgtgccctgctgcacacggcgcagcagcaaaattcggcggtctccgagtcgcacaacaggatccacattagttctgttcgcgcgaacacgcatcggtcagttcacagccccggttctcatcaacgaccactagtggggacagggcctttagtcccggtccgtaaggggctttagtcccggttcaccaaccgggactaaaggggcgggactaaaggcctaacctttagtcccggccctgttccaagccgggaccaaaggtgctccacgtggccgcctcagagggagtacctttagtcccggttctacttacgaaccgggactaaaggatccgtctgttttttttgtttgtttgacacgaaaaggtagatttttttaaaaaattttcaatttttatttttgaatattttatgttttattccaattttctaatctttgaattatttgacaatttaatctctaatcacccatcctcactgctctagcgtggatcactcatttcaaatcgtctaacttccggccgatcacccatcctttcactgcttcagcccgaacacgcttaactttctggttctatcgtccctagttgccaagtgtgcacttgttgtattcctgacaatagtaagctatcaatcctaaacaacttgagtcttgatgtcatgtcacatgatttaattttttgaattacaaacaattattacaataaacttaataagtaacaataatagtgaatttcaatgaaaacaaaaaaatatttttaaataaaattagttttcttttttttggaaaaaacttctttttgaaataactttttttccatttggaattttgagcatgtgagaaaacttcaccgggcatgcccgggtgaaatcgagtacctattttttctagttttttttgatatattaatttttttggaCATCGTATgtaaaagttatggccgtttatttatgtattttttttgcaaaaacggtcaaaattcatatctcaaaatttctataccgactagacactaaaacctaacaacccaaaggattttattttttgaagattttatcatttttgtttattttttaaagattttatcatttttgtttattttatacAAAACtaaaagtatcaaggtttcagacgaaaacccatctgctacaaaggcatttttttaaaattaattgaacTATAGATTTTTTTatgcattaaatatgcaccatactacaacatgttaaaatcttcagaaagaactaactaaaaataataaaaaacaacaattaaatgactaaaacaactatataagcaaaacaatatttctttaattaaaatcctaatttaaattattctaaaaataaccaaataaatcttactgtgacaacaatctaacacatgatgggagcaaaaagaattaaattaaaaactatttgtaaactcaagttattcaaaaaatgcgtttgaagcaaatttaaacaaattcaaatttaaaccattcaaatttgaaaactaatggcacaaacagaaactagacaaaattttgaatctaatgcaaaaagaatcaataaaaaacatcaaatatcctaaaagatataagcaatttaaaacagaaactacaaacaagaatttaaaaacagaaaaaaaatctgaacacctttagtcccggttcgtgtcacgaaccgggactaaaggtctaccctttagtcccggttcaagacaccaaccgggactaaatcctccaaaccctttagtcccggttcgagacacgaaccgcgtctaaaggtccaagacacgaaccgggactaaatcctccaaaccctttagtcctggttcgagacacgtctcgaaccgggactaatgcccgaccggcgcctttgccgctcgaaccgggactaatactaacattagtcccggttcataaaggaaccacgactaatgtgtttttcgagctgggACGAAAGCCCTTATTTCTACTAGTGGACACAGGGGAGCcaaccgttccatgaatcccgaggatcgtcgccgttcacgcacccctccgcggggtgggccctacgggccccgacttcatgatgatcggcgttcggtcggtgacacttatgatccaaggcctgacgcaagaggatatatcgcctagaggagggtcgacaggggccgggcccaccgcgatggtcatgatatagaccgtccgagtggaagcaggaccattgtctctggccccgagtgtttcagtcgagccgtccgttcagctgacatccctcccaacttccgattggcgacgggaatcagcaagtttacaggagaatccaagccagaaacgtggctggacgactaccgagtgacggtccagatcggtggtggagacgaccaggttgccatgaaacatctccccctgatgctcgacggctcggctcgagcgtggctgaaccagttggctccttcaagcatctatagttgggcagatctggcccgagtcttcatcaggaccttcgaggggacgtgcaaacgccctgctggtctcgtggagctccagcactgtgtccagaagcagaacgagcccctgcgtgatttcatccagcgttggacaaccctctaccacacggtggagaacgtcatagagcaccaagcagtctgcgccttcaaggcaggcgtgcgataCAGAGatatgtacctgaagttcggtcgaacaggcaacatctccatgagcaagatgatggagatagcggaacgctatgcaaatggcgaagaagaggaccgcattcgtagcggcaagcacaaaggagtcaccgatggagatgggaacaacactcggaagcagaagcagaaagctccgtccactccgcagggagaggccgcagccgttaccaatagttcaagggcaaggggaaggctcagttcacccccaagaagaagcagttcggaaaccacatcctggaccagccatgtccaatccacacgaagatggatgaagagggcaacgccatatttccgaagcataccactcggcaatgtcgcctcctgatccaggggttcggtgaagggcagccgagtgaaaaggacaatgaacaggatgaggaggacaaggaggatccgttcccccaagtccatgccacactgatgatttttgctgacgttgaaagtaagagtcgactgaagttggtgaacagggaggtgaacatggccaccccaaccaatcccacgttcctcaaatggtctcagactgcgatcacctttgaccagtcggatcatccagtacACGTACCCACCCGAGGAAGGCagaccctggtcgtcgacccggtggtggaaggagttcgacCACGCAAAGTACACGTACCCACCCGAGGAAGGCagaccctggtcgtcgacccggtggtggaa harbors:
- the LOC123408399 gene encoding AT-hook motif nuclear-localized protein 20-like — translated: MPRLLASLGSTCLAVPSGFKSRSSFPHMRPSFLSLGLLAVQLGERGRQGFAKALSFSQSPASRSQERERGGEAGGQRVREEGAWDPTVEPASVADSWGEAPTCMATGSSKWWQGPMDFPPQPQQMQQHQHQQLQLPAVTMPAPAPAVAASPENKQQQQQQQGQGQGEGQMGAAAGAIVPLRRPRGRPMGSKNKPKPPIIITRDSPDALHSHILEVASGADVAACVAEYARRRGRGVCVLGASGSVVDVVVRGAAAPAPLPGRFELLSMTGTVLPPPAPSEASGLAVMLSAGQGQVLGGCVVGPLVAAGTVTLFAATFANAVYERLPLQDAAPDADVKPDLSAAPDASVSQQVQAQQPLAISQAMAMGAGYPDHRSPQYPWGGHQGGGI